In Paenibacillus sp. 1781tsa1, one DNA window encodes the following:
- a CDS encoding carbohydrate ABC transporter permease, producing MNALRSRRFIMLGLAPAVIIYALFVFVPVVWSAYYGFFNWSGIGASKYIGMDNYVEIWHDPVFWRALKNNVIFVLASVFGQIPLALMLAVILHKSNPLQRFLRSAVFLPMVLSTVVIGMIWQYIYHPQIGILNFLLDALGLESWKLQWLSDDKIAIFSLVPPLLWSFVGLYLIIFISALQNIPGEIHDAAKIDGASGIRKLVSVSLPMIWGTVQVAIILCISGSLKSFDLVYIMTKGGPAHATELLATYMYNSTFTTYRYGFGSAISTTIVLISLLLIGTSQWVTSRKRKENQ from the coding sequence ATGAACGCACTGCGCAGTCGGCGTTTTATTATGCTGGGTCTGGCCCCGGCAGTCATCATTTATGCGTTGTTTGTATTTGTACCGGTCGTATGGTCGGCGTACTACGGTTTCTTCAACTGGTCCGGCATCGGCGCATCCAAATATATTGGTATGGATAATTACGTGGAGATCTGGCACGATCCTGTATTTTGGCGGGCACTGAAAAATAACGTTATTTTTGTGTTGGCATCCGTATTTGGACAAATTCCGTTAGCACTGATGCTCGCGGTCATATTACACAAAAGTAATCCACTACAGCGATTTCTGCGCTCAGCCGTATTTCTGCCGATGGTACTATCCACTGTAGTGATCGGTATGATCTGGCAGTATATCTATCATCCGCAGATCGGGATATTGAACTTTTTGCTAGACGCACTGGGGCTGGAGAGTTGGAAGCTGCAATGGCTTTCCGATGACAAGATTGCCATTTTCTCATTGGTACCGCCGCTGCTCTGGAGCTTTGTGGGGTTGTATCTGATTATCTTCATCTCCGCACTGCAGAATATTCCAGGCGAGATTCATGATGCTGCCAAAATAGACGGTGCTTCAGGCATTCGAAAGCTGGTATCCGTCTCTTTGCCCATGATCTGGGGGACGGTTCAGGTTGCGATCATCCTATGTATCTCGGGGAGTCTGAAATCCTTCGATCTGGTCTACATCATGACCAAGGGTGGTCCGGCACATGCAACAGAACTGCTCGCAACGTATATGTACAATTCGACCTTTACAACATACCGTTATGGTTTCGGTAGTGCGATCTCAACAACCATCGTACTGATCTCCCTGCTGCTGATCGGAACAAGCCAGTGGGTGACCAGTCGCAAACGAAAAGAGAATCAATAG
- a CDS encoding extracellular solute-binding protein, producing MLKKWLSGFLAVTLFSIILAGCAGGDTSEGGSSNDKVTVTLWHNWTGQDAKAVAMRQIIEDFRAAHPDIEVVDEGLPTDGLKTRLRTVAAANEMPDLFVMWPDAMTKEFVKGDLLQPINTELDAKPEWKDNFIPNALDGYTVDGNIYSVPMNLAPSSFIYYNEALFKQYNVKVPETWAELEQAIATFNQNKVIPMALGNKANWVAQSTIFSTLADRITGTDWFLKATAQDGASFTDPPFIEALNKMQGLGNSKAFQDGFNSIDETQMMQLYFQGKAAMVMNGGWALANLVNNAPEEVLNNTHITILPPVDGGKGEPRTTSGVVGTGLGVSKKLSGAQKEAAMELFYALAGPDGQKATLDSSTLVSYKIDLDKTKAHPLFVELYDLMQEVKITPVYDSKLGSATVEVINNALQELLMGGKAEDIAAKIQAAQANAVSQ from the coding sequence ATGTTGAAAAAATGGCTTTCGGGTTTCCTGGCAGTAACGTTGTTCTCCATTATTCTAGCTGGGTGTGCTGGCGGGGATACTTCAGAAGGAGGCAGCAGCAATGACAAAGTAACCGTCACACTCTGGCACAACTGGACCGGACAGGATGCAAAGGCGGTTGCAATGCGCCAAATTATTGAAGATTTTCGCGCGGCACATCCAGATATTGAAGTCGTGGATGAAGGACTGCCTACAGATGGTCTCAAAACCCGACTTCGCACGGTAGCAGCTGCCAACGAGATGCCAGACCTGTTCGTGATGTGGCCGGATGCCATGACTAAGGAATTTGTAAAAGGGGATCTGTTACAACCCATTAATACAGAGTTGGACGCTAAGCCGGAGTGGAAAGATAATTTTATCCCGAATGCACTGGACGGATACACCGTGGACGGGAATATCTACTCCGTGCCTATGAATCTGGCGCCGAGCTCCTTCATCTATTACAATGAAGCTCTTTTCAAGCAGTACAACGTGAAAGTGCCTGAGACTTGGGCGGAACTGGAACAAGCGATTGCTACGTTTAATCAAAATAAAGTCATTCCCATGGCGCTTGGCAACAAGGCCAACTGGGTAGCACAATCAACCATATTCAGTACCCTGGCTGACCGGATCACCGGCACAGACTGGTTCCTGAAAGCGACAGCACAAGATGGTGCAAGTTTTACCGATCCACCATTTATTGAGGCCCTGAACAAAATGCAGGGGCTTGGCAACAGCAAGGCGTTCCAGGATGGATTCAACAGTATCGATGAGACACAGATGATGCAGCTTTATTTCCAAGGTAAGGCAGCGATGGTCATGAACGGCGGATGGGCTTTGGCCAATCTGGTGAACAATGCACCTGAAGAGGTGCTGAACAACACACATATTACAATCCTTCCTCCAGTGGACGGAGGTAAGGGAGAACCAAGAACAACATCCGGTGTTGTGGGAACCGGGTTGGGTGTAAGTAAAAAGCTGAGCGGTGCACAAAAAGAGGCGGCGATGGAGCTGTTCTACGCACTGGCAGGACCAGATGGTCAGAAGGCCACATTGGATAGTAGCACATTGGTGAGTTACAAGATTGATCTGGACAAAACCAAGGCGCATCCATTGTTCGTTGAATTATACGATCTGATGCAGGAAGTGAAAATTACGCCAGTATACGATTCCAAGCTGGGATCAGCAACAGTTGAGGTTATTAACAATGCTTTGCAAGAGTTGCTCATGGGAGGTAAAGCCGAAGACATTGCGGCCAAAATCCAGGCGGCTCAAGCCAATGCAGTTAGTCAGTAA
- a CDS encoding acyltransferase family protein, with the protein MSQSPNNKRHMNGLDGLRAIAVLAVIAYHLNLDYIPGGLLGVGIFFVLSGYLITDILVSQWQEHGRISLGDFWVRRVRRLLPGMLTMTAVVMIWLACTDPSRLAALRGDIVSGVLYISNWWYIFHNVSYFESFGPPSPFGHFWSLAVEEQFYLIWPLLLIAAIVVFKRKGWLVVFIVVAAELSAGAMAIMYNPDLDPSRVYYGTDTRAFALLAGAALAVVWPSRKLSSSLSGLNRLVLDVSGLAALAILIYMMLNSSEYDPFLYQGGMVIQAMATTLLVAVLAHPSSFLARIIGAKPLRWIGERSYGLYLWHYPVIMLTNPAVDTGGAHPVRIILQVAATVVLASLSLKYIENPIRYNGFRDSWSRLWGRGRSSIGIRNVWWKRAGLLMTIMLLSYTVSQMMVSHAANSDSHSVSMSTTLNGENSVAEEQGQDVLPAITATSGSGQKNDAHSHKPEAGTKDDPGKHEKPTEESAPDSKPGDQDNSTNAVKDGPSEDKPADESVTNENDTPDNAGANPSDETDDTPDSSKEHEETAPPAQDGKIHYTVIGDSVILDAKPYLEQNISGVYVDGHVGRQMWQAGDVLEGLKQNNQMGGKVVLELGTNGSFNSKNLNAVLDYLKEEDQVYLVTVRVPRPWERTVNRALNEAASNYSNVSLIDWNSASEGHDEYFEKDGVHLTTQGSEAFAELVKNSIQ; encoded by the coding sequence ATGTCACAATCGCCTAACAACAAGCGACATATGAACGGACTTGATGGCTTGCGAGCCATCGCTGTACTTGCGGTAATCGCGTATCATCTCAATTTGGATTATATTCCGGGCGGACTGCTCGGTGTAGGTATATTTTTTGTTCTCTCTGGATATTTAATTACAGATATTCTCGTGTCACAGTGGCAGGAACATGGACGCATTTCACTCGGTGATTTTTGGGTAAGACGGGTAAGGCGCTTGCTTCCAGGCATGCTGACCATGACAGCTGTGGTGATGATCTGGTTGGCCTGTACAGACCCATCCCGGCTCGCTGCGCTTCGTGGTGATATCGTTTCGGGTGTATTATACATAAGCAATTGGTGGTATATCTTTCACAACGTTTCCTATTTCGAAAGTTTTGGCCCTCCATCACCGTTTGGACATTTCTGGTCACTGGCTGTGGAAGAGCAATTTTATCTCATATGGCCTCTTCTACTGATCGCAGCAATCGTCGTGTTCAAAAGAAAGGGATGGCTGGTCGTTTTCATTGTCGTCGCAGCTGAGTTGTCTGCTGGCGCAATGGCCATCATGTATAATCCGGATCTGGACCCGAGCCGTGTATATTATGGAACAGACACGCGGGCATTCGCACTGCTTGCCGGTGCTGCTCTTGCCGTGGTGTGGCCTAGTCGCAAGCTATCGAGCTCTCTGTCTGGCCTGAACAGGCTTGTGCTCGATGTGTCGGGACTTGCTGCACTCGCTATATTAATCTACATGATGCTGAACAGCAGTGAATATGATCCGTTTCTGTATCAAGGTGGCATGGTAATTCAGGCTATGGCAACAACGTTGCTGGTAGCGGTATTGGCTCACCCATCGTCATTCCTGGCACGTATCATTGGAGCGAAGCCACTACGCTGGATTGGAGAGCGATCCTACGGATTATATCTGTGGCATTATCCTGTCATTATGTTAACCAATCCTGCGGTGGATACGGGAGGAGCACATCCTGTACGAATCATTTTACAGGTTGCTGCAACGGTTGTGCTGGCCTCATTGTCCCTTAAATATATTGAAAATCCGATTCGGTACAACGGATTCCGTGATTCTTGGTCCCGATTATGGGGAAGAGGGCGGTCATCGATCGGTATACGTAACGTATGGTGGAAGCGGGCAGGTCTGTTGATGACGATTATGCTGTTGTCTTATACGGTATCTCAGATGATGGTCTCGCATGCAGCGAATTCCGACTCCCATTCGGTATCGATGTCTACCACATTGAATGGAGAGAATTCCGTAGCAGAGGAGCAGGGACAGGATGTTTTGCCAGCGATTACAGCGACATCGGGCTCAGGTCAAAAGAACGATGCGCATAGCCATAAACCGGAAGCAGGAACGAAAGATGATCCGGGGAAACATGAGAAGCCTACAGAAGAGTCGGCTCCAGACTCCAAACCTGGGGATCAGGACAATTCAACGAATGCTGTTAAGGATGGTCCGTCTGAAGATAAGCCGGCTGATGAGTCCGTGACTAACGAGAATGATACTCCGGACAACGCTGGAGCGAACCCATCCGATGAAACGGATGATACACCTGATTCATCTAAGGAACATGAAGAAACGGCTCCTCCTGCCCAGGATGGCAAGATTCATTATACCGTCATTGGAGATTCAGTGATTTTGGATGCAAAACCGTATCTGGAGCAAAATATATCGGGAGTGTACGTGGACGGACATGTTGGCCGACAGATGTGGCAGGCTGGCGATGTATTGGAAGGGCTGAAGCAAAACAACCAAATGGGCGGCAAGGTGGTGCTGGAGCTCGGGACGAATGGTTCCTTTAACTCCAAAAACTTGAATGCGGTGCTTGATTATCTGAAGGAAGAGGATCAGGTGTATCTGGTTACTGTGCGTGTACCTCGTCCGTGGGAACGAACGGTGAACAGGGCATTGAATGAGGCAGCATCCAACTACAGCAATGTCTCGCTGATCGACTGGAACAGTGCAAGTGAAGGACATGACGAATACTTTGAAAAAGACGGTGTACATCTCACTACGCAAGGGTCAGAAGCTTTTGCAGAACTGGTGAAGAACAGCATCCAATAA
- a CDS encoding LAGLIDADG family homing endonuclease: MKSNQRSYQLEGLSEKIFLDRYAWKDADSNHAKVGDVVLVLTKDDPKFPTKEVGEIIERQGQLVQVRTRSGEITETSVEKLTLNIEKTPEEMWDRLAKTMAAVESTADQRATWESKFRSVLEDWKLVPGGRIAAGAGASDELTLFNCYVIPSPQDSRGGIMKTLTEMTEIMARGGGVGINLSSLRPRRAVVKGVNGSSSGSVSWGGLFSYTTGLIEQGGSRRGALMLMMNDWHPDVLDFITVKQTMGQVTNANLSVCVSNAFMEAVKQDGEWDLVFPDTNDPEYDTVWNGDMQQWKAAGHSVVHYRTLKAREIWHTIIESAWKSAEPGVVFMEYYNQMSNSWYFNPIICTNPCFHPKTRITTEYGLITIEELYKRTAGKSFLVGTDHRLVEQAKVVGGRSYEIPELHLRTAIVYPTGIKETLTVHLQNGLEISVTSDHQLYTNSGWKQAKDLTLEDYIYIQSAEGAFAKEDQLGEEWGLFLGWLTGDGWVSKRGEVGMVFGAEDEEVIPQLIDAGEKISGVRAKVYQRTNGTKQVYWWRKKLIEEILRLGVKAVKGPEKEVPEIIFTSSKKTITAFLQALFSADGTVYERDEMHRTARLTSSSKKLLQGVQLLLLNYGINSSIYARPKSSQAMFKYTTKDGDHRTYSSNGFYKLVVSGNNLLTFKEKIGFKYVTRKQHALERIARPSRKSEKFMSKVKTIEKGEQVTVYDITEPVTHSLIAGGIVAHNCGEQGLPGWGVCNLSAINLSKFYDETNDDVAWDELAETTRISARFLDNVIDATPYHFEENRLNQQRERRVGLGTMGLAELMIKLRIRYGSPESLEFLDKLYGFMAKEAYLASAEIAAEKGAFPAFEAEPYLQSGFMKNMVATYPEVGEAIRKQGIRNVTLITQAPTGSTGTMVGTSTGIEPYFAFKYFRQSRLGYDEQFVPIAQDWLDEHPGEALPDYYVTAMDLSAENHIRVQAAIQQWVDSSISKTANCPADFTVEDTAELYELAFDLGCKGVTIYRDGSRDVQVLSTSKKEETKDEDVESTLDTNLETLPDVSVSELTNNAEVQASDGISNSQVGVRTHSSDQAPSSSTVLDKQYRSRPQVLRGATYKINTPFGMAYITINDLEGTPGEIFLNVGKAGSDVFAMAEALGRVCSLFLRYGDHGHKVELLIKHLKGIGGSGAIGFGANRVESIADAVAKALESHVQSNVQENETEELKEQNQVESAHPQVEKQKTFTESRDLCPSCGSASLMNVEGCKTCSQCGYSKCN; this comes from the coding sequence ATGAAATCAAACCAACGATCTTACCAATTAGAAGGACTCAGCGAAAAAATATTTCTGGACCGATACGCCTGGAAGGACGCTGATTCGAATCATGCCAAGGTCGGGGATGTCGTGTTGGTATTAACGAAGGATGACCCCAAGTTCCCAACCAAGGAAGTGGGCGAAATTATAGAACGTCAGGGTCAGCTCGTACAAGTAAGGACTCGAAGCGGAGAGATCACCGAGACCAGCGTGGAGAAACTGACACTCAACATCGAAAAAACACCGGAAGAGATGTGGGACCGTCTTGCCAAAACGATGGCTGCAGTCGAATCCACAGCGGATCAGCGGGCAACGTGGGAGTCCAAGTTCCGCTCCGTGTTGGAAGATTGGAAGTTAGTACCCGGAGGGCGCATTGCTGCTGGTGCGGGGGCAAGTGATGAACTGACACTCTTCAATTGTTATGTCATTCCGTCTCCGCAGGACAGTCGGGGTGGCATCATGAAGACCTTGACCGAGATGACGGAGATTATGGCGCGTGGGGGAGGTGTGGGCATTAATTTGTCCTCTTTGCGTCCTCGCCGAGCGGTGGTGAAAGGTGTCAACGGATCATCCAGCGGTTCCGTATCGTGGGGCGGATTGTTCAGTTATACGACAGGACTGATTGAACAGGGCGGAAGCCGCCGGGGTGCGCTCATGCTGATGATGAATGACTGGCATCCAGATGTGCTTGATTTTATTACCGTGAAACAAACGATGGGGCAGGTGACCAATGCCAACCTGTCTGTGTGTGTAAGCAACGCATTTATGGAGGCTGTCAAGCAGGACGGAGAGTGGGATTTGGTTTTTCCCGATACGAACGATCCTGAATATGACACTGTATGGAACGGAGATATGCAGCAATGGAAAGCCGCAGGTCATTCGGTGGTGCACTATCGTACGCTGAAGGCGCGCGAAATCTGGCATACCATTATTGAATCAGCCTGGAAATCGGCAGAGCCTGGTGTGGTATTCATGGAGTACTACAACCAGATGTCCAACAGCTGGTACTTTAATCCGATCATCTGTACTAATCCTTGTTTTCATCCAAAGACCAGAATTACAACTGAATACGGCCTTATCACAATAGAAGAACTATATAAACGGACAGCAGGCAAATCATTTCTAGTTGGAACAGATCATCGTCTTGTTGAGCAGGCAAAGGTTGTAGGTGGCAGATCATATGAAATTCCAGAATTGCATCTGAGAACAGCAATCGTTTATCCAACTGGAATAAAAGAGACGTTAACAGTTCATCTTCAAAATGGATTGGAAATTAGCGTGACATCTGATCATCAGTTATATACTAATTCAGGTTGGAAACAAGCTAAAGACTTGACTTTGGAGGACTATATCTATATCCAATCAGCCGAAGGAGCTTTTGCCAAGGAAGATCAGCTGGGAGAGGAATGGGGGCTTTTTCTGGGATGGTTAACCGGAGATGGTTGGGTCTCTAAGCGTGGTGAAGTTGGTATGGTTTTTGGTGCAGAGGATGAGGAAGTTATTCCGCAGTTGATTGATGCTGGAGAAAAAATATCAGGCGTAAGAGCAAAAGTGTATCAAAGAACAAATGGAACAAAACAAGTTTATTGGTGGCGTAAAAAGCTGATTGAAGAAATTCTAAGATTAGGTGTGAAGGCAGTTAAAGGACCTGAGAAGGAAGTTCCAGAAATAATATTTACTTCTTCGAAGAAAACCATTACCGCTTTTTTACAGGCTTTATTTAGTGCGGATGGCACTGTATACGAAAGAGATGAGATGCATCGTACAGCAAGATTAACTTCATCTTCCAAGAAATTATTGCAGGGCGTTCAGCTGCTTTTGCTGAATTATGGAATCAACAGCTCTATTTACGCACGCCCAAAGTCATCACAAGCCATGTTTAAATACACAACAAAAGATGGAGATCACAGGACATATTCCAGTAATGGGTTCTATAAATTGGTCGTGTCAGGGAACAACTTACTTACGTTTAAAGAGAAGATTGGTTTTAAATATGTAACAAGAAAACAGCATGCTTTAGAACGAATTGCCAGACCATCTAGAAAATCAGAAAAGTTTATGTCGAAAGTAAAAACAATAGAAAAGGGAGAGCAAGTTACTGTATATGACATAACTGAGCCTGTGACTCACTCCCTGATCGCTGGTGGAATTGTTGCTCATAACTGCGGGGAACAAGGCCTGCCTGGTTGGGGTGTATGTAATCTGTCAGCAATTAATCTGTCCAAATTCTACGATGAGACGAATGATGATGTGGCATGGGATGAACTGGCGGAAACCACTCGCATCTCGGCTAGATTTTTGGATAATGTCATCGATGCAACACCATATCATTTTGAGGAAAACAGATTGAATCAGCAGCGTGAACGCCGGGTTGGGCTTGGCACTATGGGACTGGCAGAGCTGATGATTAAGCTGCGTATAAGGTACGGCAGTCCTGAATCCCTTGAATTTCTGGATAAACTGTATGGATTCATGGCGAAGGAGGCTTATCTGGCATCGGCAGAGATTGCAGCAGAGAAGGGAGCTTTCCCTGCTTTCGAAGCTGAACCGTACTTACAGAGTGGATTCATGAAAAACATGGTTGCAACGTACCCTGAAGTTGGAGAGGCCATTCGCAAACAGGGCATTCGAAATGTCACACTGATCACACAGGCGCCAACGGGAAGTACAGGTACGATGGTGGGCACATCAACAGGGATTGAGCCGTATTTCGCCTTCAAGTATTTCCGTCAGAGCCGTCTAGGTTATGATGAACAGTTCGTACCGATTGCGCAAGATTGGCTGGATGAACATCCGGGTGAAGCTTTACCAGATTATTATGTGACAGCCATGGATCTGTCGGCTGAAAATCACATACGGGTGCAGGCTGCGATTCAGCAATGGGTGGATAGTTCCATCTCGAAGACGGCCAATTGTCCAGCTGATTTTACAGTGGAGGATACCGCTGAGCTTTACGAACTGGCCTTTGACCTTGGCTGCAAGGGAGTAACGATATACCGCGATGGCAGCAGGGATGTGCAGGTGTTGTCCACGTCGAAGAAGGAAGAGACCAAGGACGAAGATGTAGAGTCGACATTAGATACTAACTTGGAGACACTTCCTGATGTGTCAGTTAGTGAATTGACGAATAATGCTGAAGTGCAGGCAAGTGATGGAATTTCCAATAGCCAGGTTGGTGTTAGAACGCATTCTTCGGATCAAGCCCCTTCCTCTTCTACAGTGCTGGATAAACAATACAGAAGCCGTCCTCAGGTACTGCGCGGTGCCACATACAAAATCAATACGCCATTCGGGATGGCTTACATTACGATCAATGATCTGGAGGGAACGCCGGGTGAAATATTCCTGAACGTGGGCAAAGCGGGATCGGACGTGTTCGCCATGGCTGAGGCACTCGGTCGAGTATGCTCTCTGTTCCTGCGATACGGAGATCATGGGCACAAGGTTGAACTGTTGATCAAACATCTCAAGGGAATCGGCGGTTCAGGAGCGATTGGCTTTGGAGCCAACCGGGTGGAATCGATTGCTGATGCCGTCGCCAAAGCATTGGAAAGTCATGTACAGAGCAATGTGCAGGAGAACGAAACTGAAGAATTGAAAGAACAGAACCAAGTGGAGAGCGCGCATCCACAAGTGGAGAAGCAGAAAACCTTTACCGAATCGAGAGATTTGTGCCCTTCATGTGGCTCAGCATCCCTGATGAATGTCGAAGGATGTAAAACATGCAGTCAATGTGGGTATAGCAAGTGCAATTAA
- a CDS encoding carbohydrate ABC transporter permease gives MPSPRSGSGHPIRRLRSGIVWTLLTVYGILTLYPFYWLVISAFKTNEDFYSRPFGLPENWNVANFSNAWESSRLGTAFGNSLIVSVGSLILTLFIAALSSFILARFQFRWKGLIMTFFVVGMLIPIHSTLVPLFILMKQMSLLNTYWALILPYTAFALPTAIFVLTAYLTSVPRDIEEAAFIDGTGLWGLFTRIMLPMSVPALSTVTILSFLHAWNDFSFALVFINKTGLKTLPLAIANFADGYQTDYGLTLAAMTLSVIPTIILYLVFQEQVMKGMTAGAVKG, from the coding sequence ATGCCATCACCACGAAGCGGCTCGGGCCATCCGATTCGCCGCCTCCGCAGCGGAATTGTTTGGACGCTGCTAACGGTCTATGGTATTTTAACATTGTATCCGTTCTACTGGCTCGTGATTAGTGCGTTCAAAACGAATGAAGATTTCTATAGCAGACCCTTTGGTCTGCCGGAAAACTGGAATGTAGCCAATTTCAGCAATGCATGGGAAAGCTCCAGGCTGGGGACTGCTTTTGGCAATTCACTCATTGTATCAGTTGGATCACTTATTCTGACGCTGTTTATTGCAGCGCTGTCTTCATTCATTCTGGCCCGTTTCCAGTTTCGCTGGAAGGGGTTAATCATGACCTTCTTTGTTGTAGGTATGCTCATTCCGATCCATAGTACACTTGTCCCTTTATTTATTTTGATGAAACAGATGTCCCTGCTAAATACGTATTGGGCATTAATATTACCTTATACGGCTTTTGCATTACCTACAGCTATTTTTGTGCTTACTGCCTATCTGACAAGTGTTCCACGTGATATTGAAGAGGCAGCTTTCATTGATGGAACAGGACTTTGGGGGCTGTTTACCCGAATCATGCTGCCTATGTCCGTACCTGCGTTATCTACGGTTACGATTCTGAGTTTCCTGCATGCGTGGAATGACTTTTCATTTGCGCTTGTATTCATCAACAAGACCGGATTGAAAACGTTACCGCTGGCAATTGCGAACTTTGCGGACGGATATCAGACGGATTATGGTTTAACGCTTGCTGCCATGACCCTGTCGGTCATTCCAACCATTATCTTGTATCTCGTATTCCAGGAACAGGTTATGAAAGGCATGACAGCCGGAGCTGTTAAAGGATAA
- a CDS encoding flavin reductase family protein, producing the protein MRQPIEEPIFYSYPGMVAVVTSRHEGVQNVMASGWHTYIGSSPGVYGISLRKETYSYELIEKSGVFGVHFLPGHRSEWIQAAGTFSGRDTDKFTRFGIPYEEGIKVSVPILTDAYFAYECKVMDITTYGDHEWIAGEVLQRYQDQKYFLENGMVDLEKLQIPMYTGRSAYRIMDARTEEKIHPFHL; encoded by the coding sequence ATGCGTCAGCCGATAGAAGAACCCATATTTTATTCTTATCCTGGAATGGTAGCGGTGGTGACTTCACGACATGAGGGAGTCCAGAATGTGATGGCGTCCGGATGGCATACATACATCGGATCATCACCAGGCGTATATGGCATCTCCCTTCGTAAGGAAACATACTCCTATGAACTCATTGAGAAGAGCGGCGTATTCGGTGTTCATTTCCTGCCAGGTCATCGATCGGAGTGGATTCAAGCTGCAGGAACGTTCAGTGGAAGAGATACGGATAAATTCACAAGATTCGGCATTCCATATGAGGAAGGAATCAAGGTAAGTGTACCTATTTTAACAGACGCTTATTTTGCTTATGAGTGCAAGGTTATGGACATTACGACATATGGTGACCATGAATGGATTGCAGGCGAAGTGTTGCAGCGATATCAGGATCAGAAGTACTTTCTGGAGAATGGAATGGTTGATCTGGAGAAGTTGCAAATCCCAATGTACACAGGGCGTTCAGCATACCGGATCATGGATGCGAGGACAGAAGAAAAGATTCACCCGTTCCACCTCTAG
- the catA gene encoding type A chloramphenicol O-acetyltransferase translates to MFNPIVLDQWDRKPYFDHYLNQVRCTYSMTANLDITLLIAQIKLKGMKFYPALIHMISTVVNAHREFRTCFDAEGKLGYWDEMSPSYTIFHEDDKRFSTIWTAFHEDFETFHNRYLEDMNNYKDHKQLVAKPNEPPNTFPVSSIPWVNFTGFNLNIYNEGTYLLPIFTMGKYVQLNDKVYLPLSIQLHHAVCDGYHAGVLFNELQALADRSHEWC, encoded by the coding sequence ATGTTTAATCCAATCGTGTTAGATCAGTGGGATCGAAAGCCTTACTTTGATCACTACTTGAATCAGGTCAGATGTACCTACAGCATGACTGCTAATCTGGATATCACGCTATTGATTGCTCAAATAAAACTTAAAGGCATGAAGTTCTACCCAGCTCTTATTCATATGATCTCTACGGTCGTCAATGCACACAGAGAATTTCGAACCTGTTTTGATGCCGAGGGGAAATTGGGCTACTGGGATGAAATGTCTCCGAGTTATACGATTTTTCATGAGGATGACAAACGTTTCTCAACGATCTGGACGGCATTCCATGAAGATTTCGAGACGTTCCACAATCGTTATCTGGAAGATATGAACAATTACAAAGATCACAAACAATTGGTTGCGAAACCCAATGAACCACCGAATACATTTCCCGTTTCCAGCATTCCCTGGGTGAACTTTACAGGATTTAATCTGAATATTTACAATGAGGGAACCTACTTGTTGCCTATTTTTACGATGGGGAAGTATGTTCAACTAAACGATAAAGTCTATCTTCCCTTATCTATTCAGTTACACCACGCCGTGTGCGATGGCTATCATGCTGGGGTTCTATTCAACGAATTGCAAGCATTGGCAGATCGTAGTCATGAATGGTGTTAG